The following coding sequences lie in one Zingiber officinale cultivar Zhangliang chromosome 2B, Zo_v1.1, whole genome shotgun sequence genomic window:
- the LOC122045369 gene encoding probable WRKY transcription factor 31 has protein sequence MDKRRPLTFDTSDPLFLSASMGFGELPLDVRRPRAPSSDRRADVCEMDLFPAKKTKSDLTPVKKEEVAVQTAGFLMQLHAANTRSDQSTVDDGASRIDDDKCDELAVVKLELTRMNEENQKLREFLNQMTAKYTSLHMQVIHLLQDRDRVPGNTAETALRSREVEDGRNNNTDDKSVDESRAIVPIRQFMDLGPATSDNEPSNSSTSSPDQSLTLSPPPPPSETSEVNLSKAPKLTPATAAQEQAQEASMRKTRVSVRARSEAPMISDGCQWRKYGQKMAKGNPCPRAYYRCTMAAGCPVRKQVQRCADDRSILVTTYEGAHNHSLPPAAMAMASTTTAAASMLLSGSMTSADALMNHHFLARSILPGACSSSMTSISASAPFPTVTLDLTKSPNPLQYQRPPPPVAAVPFQAQFPVLPPQPPSLPQVFGQQSYSVAPQKEHSGVPPAIAESVSAATAAITSDPNFTAALTAAIKSILSGNQPIDNGNEHGPSKLS, from the exons ATGGATAAACGGCGACCTCTCACTTTCGACACATCGGATCCGCTCTTTCTTTCTGCTTCCATGGGCTTCGGGGAGCTCCCTCTCGACGTACGGCGACCGAGGGCGCCGAGCAGCGACCGGCGAGCCGATGTCTGCGAGATGGATTTGTTTCCGGCCAAGAAGACGAAATCCGATCTCACCCCCGTAAAGAAGGAAGAAGTCGCCGTTCAG aCGGCTGGATTCTTAATGCAACTTCACGCTGCGAATACGCGCAGCGACCAGTCAACGGTGGACGACGGGGCGTCGCGGATCGACGACGATAAGTGCGATGAG TTGGCGGTCGTGAAACTGGAGCTGACCCGCATGAACGAGGAGAACCAGAAACTGAGAGAATTTCTCAACCAAATGACGGCCAAGTACACGTCCCTTCACATGCAAGTCATCCATCTGCTGCAGGACCGCGATCGAGTTCCGGGAAACACAGCCGAGACCGCCCTTCGATCGCGAGAGGTCGAGGACGGAAGAAATAATAACACTGATGACAAATCTGTCGACGAAAGCAGGGCTATCGTTCCGATCAGGCAGTTTATGGATTTAGGCCCGGCGACCAGTGATAACGAGCCGTCTAACTCGTCGACCTCCAGCCCAGATCAGTCGTTGACGttgtcgccgccgccgccgccgtctgAGACCTCAGAAGTGAACCTCAGCAAAGCGCCTAAGTTGACCCCGGCGACGGCTGCTCAGGAGCAAGCCCAAGAGGCCAGCATGAGGAAGACGCGTGTCTCTGTGCGAGCTCGATCTGAGGCGCCCATG ATTAGTGATGGATGCCAatggaggaagtatggacagaAGATGGCCAAGGGAAATCCATGCCCCAGAGCTTACTACAGATGCACCATGGCCGCCGGATGCCCAGTCAGGAAACAA GTGCAACGGTGCGCCGACGACCGGTCGATCCTAGTGACGACCTACGAGGGGGCCCACAACCACTCCCTCCCGCCGGCGGCTATGGCCATGGCTTCGACCACTACAGCCGCCGCGTCGATGCTCCTGTCGGGTTCGATGACTAGCGCCGACGCGCTCATGAATCATCATTTCCTCGCGAGGTCCATTCTGCCGGGAGCTTGCTCGTCGAGCATGACGAGCATATCGGCGTCGGCTCCATTCCCGACCGTCACGTTGGACCTGACCAAGAGCCCCAACCCGCTGCAGTACCAACGGCCGCCGCCACCGGTAGCGGCAGTGCCTTTCCAGGCTCAATTCCCCGTGTTGCCGCCGCAGCCGCCGTCCCTTCCGCAAGTCTTCGGCCAGCAGTCATATTCGGTGGCGCCGCAGAAGGAACACTCCGGCGTGCCGCCGGCTATCGCGGAGTCCGTGAGCGCGGCGACCGCCGCCATCACGTCCGACCCGAACTTCACGGCGGCCCTGACCGCCGCCATCAAGTCCATCCTCAGCGGCAACCAACCTATCGACAACGGCAACGAGCACGGACCGAGCAAATTATCCTGA